In the Brassica napus cultivar Da-Ae chromosome A7, Da-Ae, whole genome shotgun sequence genome, one interval contains:
- the LOC125575440 gene encoding triosephosphate isomerase, cytosolic-like: protein MLVNLDMPWFILGHSERRALLNESNEFFGDKVAYALAQGLKVIACVGETLEQREAGSTMDVVAAQTKAIAGSVNSGNCQELDGQTDVDGFLVGGPSLKETKRQAPNEIKTSRMGLTSLTHMPVLFPFGRNQRSSTALLRVQSRDLEGGMILTIPGVDPSSTMLSLDESESSDVKLRRCEQPSVLIEKLTRVVADS from the exons ATGCTTGTGAACTTGGACATGCCATGGTTTATCCTTGGTCACTCTGAAAGGAGGGCACTCCTCAATGAATCAAACGAG TTCTTCGGAGACAAGGTTGCCTATGCACTTGCTCAGGGTTTGAAAGTGATTGCTTGTGTTGGTGAGACTCTTGAGCAGCGAGAGGCTGGGTCGACCATGGATGTTGTGGCTGCCCAGACTAAAGCTATTGCTG GATCCGTGAATAGTGGTAATTGTCAGGAGCTAGATGGTCAGACCGATGTGGATGGTTTCTTGGTCGGTGGTCCTTCTCTAAAG gaaacaaaacgACAAGCTCCCAACGAGATCAAGACTAGCAGAATGGGGCTTACCAGTCTCACCCACATGCCCGTTCTGTTCCCGTTTGGACGAAACCAGAGATCATCTACTGCTCTCTTGCGAGTACAGTCAAGAGATTTGGAGGGAG GCATGATTCTGACAATTCCTGGTGTAGATCCAAGCTCCACAATGTTAAGCCTTGATGAATCTGAGTCGTCGGATGTTAAACTCAGAAGGTGCGAGCAGCCGTCAGTACTTATCGAGAAGCTAACGAGAGTTGTTGCAGACAGCTAA
- the LOC106352895 gene encoding AT-hook motif nuclear-localized protein 15 isoform X1, which produces MANPWWVGNVAIEGVESPVTSSAPSLHHRSSNNPNMTRSDPRLDHDFTNNSGSPNTHTQNSQEEQDELPAVEHGSGSGSTGRRPRGRPPGSKNKPKNPVVVAKESPNSLQSHVLEIATGADVAESLNAFARRRGRGVSVLSGSGLVTNVTLRQPAASGGVVSLRGQFEILSMCGAFLPTSGSPAAAAGLTIYLAGAQGQVLGGGVAGPLIASGPVIVIAATFCNASFERLPIEDEQQQPQVEEAKEKENDDNKSGNDGTEGSMQPMYNMTPNFVPNGHQMAQHDVFWGAPPPRAPPSY; this is translated from the coding sequence aTGGCGAATCCTTGGTGGGTAGGGAACGTTGCGATAGAAGGAGTGGAGAGTCCTGTGACGTCATCAGCTCCGTCTTTGCATCACAGAAGCAGCAATAACCCGAATATGACTCGGTCGGATCCAAGATTGGACCATGACTTCACCAACAACAGTGGAAGCCCTAACACTCATACTCAGAACAGCCAAGAGGAGCAGGACGAGTTACCCGCCGTCGAACATGGATCTGGATCCGGGTCTACGGGTCGACGTCCGCGGGGTAGACCTCCTGGTTCCAAGAACAAGCCCAAGAACCCAGTGGTTGTCGCCAAAGAAAGCCCCAACTCGCTGCAAAGCCATGTCCTCGAGATCGCCACGGGTGCTGACGTGGCGGAAAGCTTAAACGCGTTTGCTCGTAGACGCGGGAGAGGCGTTTCTGTTCTCAGCGGTAGCGGTTTGGTCACTAATGTCACTCTGCGTCAGCCTGCTGCATCTGGAGGAGTTGTGTCTCTTCGTGGTCAGTTTGAGATCTTGTCTATGTGCGGTGCTTTTCTTCCCACTTCTGGTTCTCCGGCTGCAGCTGCTGGTTTGACCATTTACTTAGCTGGAGCTCAGGGTCAAGTCTTGGGAGGTGGAGTCGCTGGACCGCTTATTGCATCTGGACCAGTTATTGTGATCGCTGCTACGTTTTGCAATGCTAGTTTCGAAAGGTTACCTATTGAAGATGAGCAACAACAACCACAAGTAGAAGAAGCGAAGGAGAAAGAGAATGATGATAACAAGAGTGGGAATGATGGAACTGAAGGGTCGATGCAGCCGATGTATAATATGACTCCTAACTTTGTACCAAATGGTCACCAAATGGCTCAACACGACGTGTTTTGGGGTGCTCCTCCGCCTCGTGCTCCTCCTTCATACTGA
- the LOC106352895 gene encoding AT-hook motif nuclear-localized protein 15 isoform X2, with the protein MTRSDPRLDHDFTNNSGSPNTHTQNSQEEQDELPAVEHGSGSGSTGRRPRGRPPGSKNKPKNPVVVAKESPNSLQSHVLEIATGADVAESLNAFARRRGRGVSVLSGSGLVTNVTLRQPAASGGVVSLRGQFEILSMCGAFLPTSGSPAAAAGLTIYLAGAQGQVLGGGVAGPLIASGPVIVIAATFCNASFERLPIEDEQQQPQVEEAKEKENDDNKSGNDGTEGSMQPMYNMTPNFVPNGHQMAQHDVFWGAPPPRAPPSY; encoded by the coding sequence ATGACTCGGTCGGATCCAAGATTGGACCATGACTTCACCAACAACAGTGGAAGCCCTAACACTCATACTCAGAACAGCCAAGAGGAGCAGGACGAGTTACCCGCCGTCGAACATGGATCTGGATCCGGGTCTACGGGTCGACGTCCGCGGGGTAGACCTCCTGGTTCCAAGAACAAGCCCAAGAACCCAGTGGTTGTCGCCAAAGAAAGCCCCAACTCGCTGCAAAGCCATGTCCTCGAGATCGCCACGGGTGCTGACGTGGCGGAAAGCTTAAACGCGTTTGCTCGTAGACGCGGGAGAGGCGTTTCTGTTCTCAGCGGTAGCGGTTTGGTCACTAATGTCACTCTGCGTCAGCCTGCTGCATCTGGAGGAGTTGTGTCTCTTCGTGGTCAGTTTGAGATCTTGTCTATGTGCGGTGCTTTTCTTCCCACTTCTGGTTCTCCGGCTGCAGCTGCTGGTTTGACCATTTACTTAGCTGGAGCTCAGGGTCAAGTCTTGGGAGGTGGAGTCGCTGGACCGCTTATTGCATCTGGACCAGTTATTGTGATCGCTGCTACGTTTTGCAATGCTAGTTTCGAAAGGTTACCTATTGAAGATGAGCAACAACAACCACAAGTAGAAGAAGCGAAGGAGAAAGAGAATGATGATAACAAGAGTGGGAATGATGGAACTGAAGGGTCGATGCAGCCGATGTATAATATGACTCCTAACTTTGTACCAAATGGTCACCAAATGGCTCAACACGACGTGTTTTGGGGTGCTCCTCCGCCTCGTGCTCCTCCTTCATACTGA
- the LOC106357450 gene encoding L-type lectin-domain containing receptor kinase S.4, with protein METFVFVWLLLIFFTHLASSLTQDFSFIGFKKASPNLIMSGVTEIANTGAIRLTTDTSRVIGHAFYSLPIRFKPPGQNRALSFSTSFVIAMVPEYVTLGGHGLAFTITPTPNLQGSLSSQYLGILNSSRANVSSHFFAVEFDTVKDLEFEDINDNHVGIDINSLESSASTPAAYFLPNSTKKELFLDSGRVIQAWIDYDSNKKRLDVKLSPLSEKPKLSLLSYNIDLSTVFGDEMYVGFSASTGLLASSHYILGWNFNMSGEALSLSLPSLPRVPRPLKKKKSPGLILGVSLSCSLLVIAGLVAAVMFGIKKVKDEDRVEEWELDFGPHRFSYRELKKATNGFADKELLGSGGFGKVYKGKLPDSEEFVAVKRISHESRQGVREFMSEVSSIGHLRHRNLVQLLGWCRRRQDLLLVYDFMPNGSLDMYLFGENPKVILTWDQRFKIIKGVASALLYLHEGWEQTVIHRDIKAANVLLDGDMNGRVGDFGLAKLYEHGSNPGATRVVGTFGYLAPELTKSGKLTTSTDVYAFGALLLEVACGRRPIETNALPEELVMVDWVWSRWQSGDIRDVVDRRLNGEYDEDEVVMVIKLGLLCSNNSPEVRPTMRQVVMYLEKQFPSPEVVPAPDFLDANDSMCLDDGSGNINAGEFEDFVDSARFYSGPNPTTSSSIFSFGGKAKTDGR; from the coding sequence ATGGAGACTTTTGTCTTCGTCTGGCTGcttctcatcttcttcacaCACTTGGCTTCATCTCTAACACAAGACTTCTCTTTCATTGGCTTCAAAAAAGCCTCTCCAAATCTAATCATGTCAGGAGTTACAGAGATAGCCAACACTGGAGCCATCAGGCTCACTACGGACACAAGTCGCGTGATTGGTCACGCCTTCTACTCCTTACCAATCCGGTTCAAGCCACCTGGACAAAACCGAGCTCTCTCTTTCTCCACCTCTTTTGTAATCGCCATGGTTCCAGAGTACGTCACACTTGGAGGTCATGGACTTGCCTTCACCATCACGCCAACTCCAAATCTCCAAGGCTCTCTTTCTAGCCAGTACTTAGGGATTTTGAACTCAAGCCGAGCTAACGTCTCTAGCCACTTCTTCGCTGTGGAGTTCGATACCGTCAAGGATTTGGAGTTTGAGGACATCAATGACAACCATGTCGGAATCGATATAAACAGTTTGGAGTCAAGTGCTTCAACTCCAGCTGCCTACTTTCTCCCTAACTCAACCAAGAAAGAGCTGTTCCTCGACAGTGGTAGAGTGATTCAAGCTTGGATTGATTACGATTCAAACAAGAAAAGGTTAGACGTTAAGCTTTCTCCACTCTCTGAGAAACCAAAGTTGTCTCTTCTCTCTTACAATATAGATCTGTCCACTGTCTTTGGAGATGAAATGTATGTTGGATTCTCTGCTTCGACCGGTTTGCTAGCTAGTTCCCATTACATCTTAGGTTGGAACTTTAACATGAGTGGAGAAGCTTTGTCTCTGTCTCTACCCTCTCTCCCTAGGGTTCCACGTCCacttaagaagaagaagagccccGGCTTGATCCTAGGGGTATCTCTCTCGTGTTCCCTTTTGGTCATAGCGGGTCTTGTCGCTGCAGTTATGTTTGGTATTAAAAAGGTCAAAGATGAAGACAGAGTTGAAGAGTGGGAGCTTGACTTTGGTCCGCATAGATTCTCTTATAGAGAGCTGAAAAAAGCTACGAATGGTTTTGCGGACAAGGAGCTTCTCGGGTCTGGTGGATTTGGGAAAGTATACAAAGGGAAGCTTCCAGATTCAGAAGAGTTTGTAGCTGTCAAGAGAATCTCTCACGAGTCAAGACAAGGTGTACGGGAGTTCATGTCTGAAGTCTCGAGCATTGGTCACCTCAGGCATAGGAATCTTGTTCAGTTGCTAGGTTGGTGTCGAAGACGACAGGATTTGCTTCTGGTCTATGACTTCATGCCTAATGGAAGCTTAGACATGTACTTGTTCGGTGAAAACCCTAAAGTTATCTTGACTTGGGACCAACGCTTCAAAATTATCAAAGGGGTTGCTTCTGCTTTACTCTACTTGCATGAAGGATGGGAACAAACCGTTATTCACCGCGATATTAAAGCCGCAAACGTTTTGTTGGACGGTGATATGAACGGGCGTGTTGGAGATTTCGGTCTTGCTAAGTTATATGAGCATGGATCGAACCCTGGAGCTACAAGAGTGGTTGGTACGTTTGGGTACTTAGCTCCAGAACTTACTAAATCAGGAAAGTTAACAACAAGCACTGATGTTTATGCGTTTGGTGCGCTTCTATTGGAAGTAGCTTGCGGGAGAAGACCGATTGAGACAAATGCGTTACCGGAAGAGCTTGTAATGGTTGATTGGGTTTGGTCAAGGTGGCAAAGTGGAGACATTAGAGATGTTGTGGACAGGAGATTGAACggtgagtatgatgaagatgaagtggTTATGGTTATCAAACTAGGCCTTCTTTGTTCGAACAACTCACCTGAAGTTCGACCTACGATGAGACAAGTGGTTATGTATCTCGAGAAGCAGTTCCCGTCGCCGGAAGTTGTCCCTGCGCCAGATTTTTTAGATGCAAATGATAGTATGTGTCTTGATGATGGAAGCGGTAATATTAATGCTGGCGAGTTTGAGGACTTTGTGGACTCAGCTAGGTTTTATAGTGGACCGAATCCGACTACTAGTTCGTCTATATTCTCATTTGGGGGTAAAGCTAAAACCGATGGGAGATGA